A portion of the Haliaeetus albicilla chromosome 5, bHalAlb1.1, whole genome shotgun sequence genome contains these proteins:
- the GTF2A1 gene encoding transcription initiation factor IIA subunit 1 codes for MASSTNTNPVPKLYRSVIEDVINDVREVFLDEGVDEQVLMELKTLWENKLMQSKAVDGFHSEEQQLLLQVQQQQQQQQQQQHHHHHHHTQPQPQQTVQQQSQPQQVLIPASQQAPQQQVIVPDSKLIPHMNASGMSAAATAATLALPAGVTPVQQILTNSGQILQVVRTANGAQYIIQPQQPVVLQQQVIPQMQPGGVQAPVIQQVLAPIPGGISQQTGVIIQPQQILFTGNKTQVIPTTVAAPTPAQAQIPAAGQQQPQQQQAQPQAPLVLQVDGAGDTSSEEEEDEEEDYDDDEEEDKEKDGGEDGQVEEEPLNSEDDVSDEEGQELFDTENVVVCQYDKIHRSKNKWKFHLKDGIMNLNGRDYVFSKAIGDAEW; via the exons cctaaaTTGTACAGGTCTGTAATTGAAGATGTCATCAATGATGTCAGAGAGGTTTTTCTGGATGAAGGAGTGGATGAACAAGTTCTTATGGAACTCAAAACA CTGTGGGAGAACAAGCTGATGCAGTCCAAGGCTGTAGATGGCTTCCAttcagaagagcagcagcttttGTTGCAGgtgcaacagcagcaacagcaacagcagcaacagcagcatcatcaccaccaccatcacACACAACCTCAGCCACAGCAGACTGTGCAGCAGCAGTCTCAGCCACAACAGGTCCTTATTCCAGCGTCTCAGCAAG cacCTCAGCAGCAGGTTATTGTGCCAGATTCCAAGCTGATACCGCACATGAATGCGTCGGGCATG agtgctgcagccactgcaGCTACGTTGGCTCTCCCTGCTGGCGTTACTCCTGTTCAGCAGATACTTACAAATTCAG GCCAGATCCTCCAAGTGGTTAGAACTGCAAATGGAGCTCAGTATATCATTCAACCACAGCAACCGGTTGTTCTACAGCAGCAGGTCATACCACAAATGCAGCCTGGTGGAGTACAAGCACCTGTTATACAGCAG GTTTTGGCTCCTATCCCTGGAGGGATTTCCCAGCAGACAGGAGTGATTATTCAGCCCCAGCAGATCCTGtttacaggaaataaaacacaagTCATACCTACAACAGTGGCTGCCCCTACACCAGCTCAAGCACAGATTCCTGCAGCTGGTCAGCAGCAACCACAACAACAACAGGCACAACCACAAGCACCACTTGTTCTCCAAGTTGATGGAGCAGGGGACACATCGTCggaagaagaagaagatgaggaagaagattatgatgatgatgaagaggaagacaaagaaaaagatgggGGTGAAGATGGCCAAGTCGAAGAG GAGCCTCTTAACAGTGAAGATGATGTGAGTGATGAGGAAGGACAAGAACTGTTCGATACGGAAAATGTTGTTGTGTGCCAGTATGATAAG ATTCATAGAagtaaaaacaaatggaaatttcATCTCAAAGATGGCATCATGAATCTTAACGGAAGAGATTATGTATTTTCCAAAGCCATTGGGGATGCAGAATGGTGa